A stretch of the Actinoalloteichus fjordicus genome encodes the following:
- a CDS encoding RloB domain-containing protein: MVVVAGVSVPARGADQRGDLVHRLINGCFFYRRTRRRKTRLDFEFWLLLHFQERTAWLRDADATIRELRRHLPRYEKSTVSLADFAEGVDDAVRRAKAAERDTPHHTRNPSTSVWRLVERIRAP, encoded by the coding sequence ATGGTGGTGGTCGCAGGTGTCAGCGTCCCAGCGCGCGGAGCTGATCAACGAGGCGATCTGGTGCATCGGTTGATCAACGGCTGCTTCTTCTACCGTAGAACTCGGCGACGCAAGACCCGACTCGACTTCGAGTTCTGGCTCCTGCTGCACTTCCAGGAGCGGACCGCCTGGCTGCGCGACGCCGACGCGACGATCCGGGAACTCCGGCGGCACCTGCCGCGTTACGAGAAGAGCACGGTGAGCCTCGCCGATTTCGCCGAGGGCGTCGACGACGCGGTCCGCCGCGCCAAGGCCGCCGAGCGCGACACGCCGCACCACACGCGGAACCCCTCCACCAGCGTGTGGCGCCTGGTCGAGCGCATCAGGGCCCCGTGA
- a CDS encoding amino-acid N-acetyltransferase has product MSQQPVVLVRRARIADVRPIKTLVDAYAGKVLLTKELVTLYESVQEFWVAEVDGEVVGCGALHVLWEDLAEIRTVAVAPSALGRGVGHRVVARLVEAAVELGLARIFVLTFETEFFGRHGFVEIDGTPVSPEVYEEMRRSLDEGVAEFLDLPYAKPNTLGNSRMLLTLPS; this is encoded by the coding sequence GTGTCACAGCAGCCAGTGGTTCTCGTCCGTCGCGCCAGGATCGCCGACGTCCGTCCCATCAAGACGCTGGTGGACGCGTACGCGGGGAAGGTCCTGCTGACCAAGGAGCTGGTGACGCTGTACGAGAGCGTCCAGGAGTTCTGGGTCGCCGAGGTGGACGGCGAGGTCGTGGGCTGCGGCGCGCTGCACGTGCTGTGGGAGGACCTCGCCGAGATCAGGACCGTGGCGGTCGCGCCGTCGGCGCTGGGCCGGGGCGTCGGCCACCGGGTCGTGGCGCGGCTGGTCGAGGCGGCGGTGGAGTTGGGGCTGGCCCGGATCTTCGTCCTGACCTTCGAGACGGAGTTCTTCGGCAGGCACGGCTTCGTGGAGATCGACGGCACCCCGGTCTCTCCCGAGGTCTACGAGGAGATGCGGCGCTCGCTGGACGAGGGGGTCGCGGAGTTCCTTGACCTGCCCTATGCCAAGCCCAACACCCTCGGAAACAGTCGAATGCTGTTGACACTGCCGTCGTGA
- a CDS encoding FtsK/SpoIIIE family DNA translocase, giving the protein MTTLTLLKRGAGSVVRAVSRTRELDPEHRRDALGMVLIGLAIVTAAGVWWEAGGPVGSWVDAALRSFLGLGAVVFPIVLLGVGFSLMRAEAQPENRPRHAVGSLLAILGVQGILHLATGAPTDPPAWRDSAGVIGFLLGGPLGQGLTAWVAGPLLALICGLGLLILTGTSVRRIPERLRELAGLTDPDRVLREERYPVDAEPIEPVTARTRRPARRRQGSAAASAAEAEAETAAEVDAPAAAPARPGRAKKAKPAAAGAAGAAAASSGADADHDAATQAVAAEPPAESAGSGGFAPVRAVEGDYRLPPADLLKAGDPPRARSKANDSMIEAISGVLDQFSIDAKVTGFTRGPTVTRYEVELGPGVKVEKITALTKNIAYAAATDNIRLLAPIPGKSAVGIEVPNSDREMVRLADVLYSTTAVGDEHPLVIGLGKDIEGHMLTANLAKMPHLLCAGSTGSGKSSFVNSMLVSLLARATPAEVRMILIDPKMVELTPYEGIPHLITPIITQPKKAAAALSWLVEEMEQRYQDMQVSKVRHVDDFNRKVRSGEITAPPGSERVYQPYPYILAIVDELADLMMTAPRDVEDAIVRITQKARAAGIHLVLATQRPSVDVVTGLIKTNVPSRLAFATSSLTDSRVILDQPGAEKLIGMGDGLYLPMGASRPVRMQGAFITDEEISAVVAYTKDQAQPEYQDGVTVAKAGEQKEIDSDIGDDLDVLLQAAELVVTSQFGSTSMLQRKLRVGFAKAGRLMDLLESRSIVGPSEGSKARDVLVKPDELDSVLLLIKGGGSAEEE; this is encoded by the coding sequence GTGACCACGCTGACGCTGCTCAAACGGGGCGCGGGCAGTGTGGTTCGCGCGGTGTCCCGTACCCGCGAACTCGATCCGGAGCATCGCAGGGACGCCCTGGGCATGGTGTTGATCGGCCTGGCCATCGTGACCGCCGCAGGCGTCTGGTGGGAGGCGGGCGGCCCGGTCGGGTCCTGGGTGGACGCGGCCCTGCGCAGCTTCCTCGGCCTGGGCGCGGTGGTCTTCCCGATCGTCCTGCTGGGCGTCGGCTTCTCGCTGATGCGTGCCGAGGCACAGCCGGAGAACCGGCCTCGTCATGCCGTCGGCTCGCTGCTGGCGATCCTCGGCGTGCAGGGAATCCTGCACCTCGCGACCGGTGCCCCCACCGATCCGCCCGCCTGGCGGGACTCGGCCGGGGTCATCGGCTTCCTGCTCGGCGGCCCGCTCGGCCAGGGCCTCACCGCCTGGGTCGCGGGCCCGCTGCTCGCCCTCATCTGCGGCCTCGGCCTGCTGATCCTCACCGGCACCTCCGTGCGGCGGATTCCCGAGCGGCTGCGTGAGCTGGCCGGACTCACTGATCCCGACCGCGTACTGCGCGAGGAGCGCTATCCGGTGGACGCCGAGCCGATCGAGCCCGTCACCGCGCGGACGCGCAGGCCTGCCCGGCGTAGGCAGGGCAGCGCGGCGGCGTCGGCGGCCGAGGCCGAGGCCGAGACGGCAGCGGAGGTCGACGCACCTGCCGCCGCCCCCGCCCGCCCCGGCCGGGCGAAGAAGGCCAAGCCCGCAGCGGCAGGCGCGGCCGGGGCGGCTGCGGCGAGTTCCGGCGCGGACGCCGACCACGACGCCGCCACGCAGGCCGTCGCCGCAGAGCCCCCCGCCGAGAGCGCAGGCTCGGGCGGCTTCGCCCCGGTGCGGGCGGTGGAGGGCGACTATCGGCTTCCCCCGGCCGACCTGCTCAAGGCGGGAGATCCGCCGCGAGCGCGCAGCAAGGCGAACGACTCCATGATCGAGGCCATCAGCGGGGTGCTGGACCAGTTCTCCATCGACGCCAAGGTCACCGGCTTCACCCGTGGCCCGACGGTCACCCGCTACGAGGTCGAGCTGGGCCCCGGCGTGAAGGTCGAGAAGATCACCGCGCTGACCAAGAACATCGCCTACGCGGCGGCCACCGACAACATCCGGCTGCTCGCGCCGATCCCCGGCAAGTCGGCGGTCGGCATCGAGGTGCCCAACAGCGATCGCGAGATGGTCCGGCTGGCCGACGTGCTGTACTCCACGACCGCCGTCGGCGACGAGCATCCGCTGGTGATCGGCCTCGGCAAGGACATCGAAGGCCACATGCTCACCGCGAACCTGGCGAAGATGCCGCACCTGCTGTGTGCGGGGTCGACCGGGTCCGGAAAGTCGAGCTTCGTCAACTCGATGCTGGTCTCCCTGCTCGCCCGCGCCACGCCCGCCGAGGTCAGGATGATCCTGATCGACCCGAAGATGGTCGAGTTGACCCCGTACGAGGGCATCCCGCACCTGATCACGCCGATCATCACCCAGCCGAAGAAGGCGGCCGCCGCGCTGAGCTGGCTCGTGGAGGAGATGGAGCAGCGCTACCAGGACATGCAGGTCAGCAAGGTCCGGCACGTCGACGACTTCAACCGCAAGGTGCGTTCTGGCGAGATCACCGCCCCGCCGGGCAGCGAGCGCGTCTACCAGCCCTACCCCTACATCCTGGCGATCGTCGACGAACTCGCCGACCTGATGATGACCGCGCCTCGGGACGTCGAGGACGCCATCGTGCGCATCACGCAGAAGGCGCGGGCGGCGGGCATCCACCTGGTGCTGGCCACGCAGCGGCCCAGCGTGGACGTGGTGACCGGTCTGATCAAGACCAACGTCCCCTCTCGACTGGCCTTCGCCACGTCCTCGCTGACCGACTCCCGCGTCATCCTCGATCAGCCCGGCGCGGAGAAGCTGATCGGCATGGGCGACGGGCTCTACCTGCCGATGGGCGCGTCCCGTCCGGTGCGGATGCAGGGTGCCTTCATCACCGACGAGGAGATCTCGGCGGTCGTCGCCTACACCAAGGACCAGGCGCAGCCCGAGTATCAGGACGGGGTCACCGTCGCCAAGGCGGGCGAGCAGAAGGAGATCGACTCCGACATCGGGGACGACCTCGACGTGCTGCTCCAGGCCGCCGAGCTCGTGGTCACCAGTCAGTTCGGCTCGACCTCGATGCTGCAACGCAAGCTCCGGGTCGGCTTTGCCAAGGCGGGGCGCTTGATGGACCTGCTGGAGAGCCGCTCGATCGTCGGCCCGTCCGAGGGTTCGAAGGCGCGCGATGTGCTGGTCAAGCCGGACGAGCTGGACTCGGTCCTGCTGCTGATCAAGGGCGGCGGCTCCGCCGAGGAGGAGTGA
- a CDS encoding ribonuclease J: MTLTATDQRGAPGPLPEGALRIVALGGIGEIGKNMTVFEYDGRLLIVDCGVLFPEDDSPGVDLILPDFRAIEDRIDDIEALVLTHGHEDHIGAVPFLLRLRPDLPVIGSRFTLALLAAKCKEHRQVPRLQEVKEGEHTRHGAFQCEFFAVNHSIPDALAVAIRTPAGTVLHTGDIKLDQLPLDGRLTDLAGFSRLGDEGVDLALVDSTNAEVPGFVPLERDIGPVLDGVIGKATQRVIVACFASHVHRVQQVLDVAVAHRRRVAFVGRSMVRNMGIAVDLGLIKVPEGLLIDLDEALQLPESKVLLVSTGSQGEPLSALSRMARGDHRQISIRAGDTVVLASSLIPGNETAVFGVVNGLVRLGAQIVHQANAKVHVSGHASAGELLYLYNALRPSNVMPVHGEWRHLRANAALAEATGVPASRTVIAEDGVVVDLIDGIVQIAGRVEIGHVYVDGLSVGDVGESTLSDRLVLGEGGFISITVAIDSATGRAVAPPTVSGRGFSDDPKALDEVVALVESELSRTEVEGITDPHRVAQAVRRVVGRWVAATYRRRPMIIPTVLPV; encoded by the coding sequence GTGACACTGACGGCAACGGATCAGCGCGGAGCCCCCGGCCCGCTTCCCGAGGGCGCCCTGCGCATCGTCGCGCTCGGCGGCATCGGCGAGATCGGCAAGAACATGACCGTCTTCGAATACGACGGTCGGCTCCTGATCGTGGACTGCGGAGTCCTGTTCCCCGAGGACGACTCGCCGGGGGTGGACCTGATCCTGCCGGACTTCCGCGCCATCGAGGACCGGATCGACGACATCGAGGCGCTCGTCCTCACTCACGGCCACGAGGACCACATCGGGGCGGTGCCGTTCCTGCTGAGGCTGCGTCCCGACCTGCCGGTGATCGGTTCCCGATTCACCCTCGCGCTGCTGGCCGCCAAGTGCAAGGAGCACCGACAGGTGCCCCGGCTCCAGGAGGTCAAGGAGGGCGAGCACACCCGGCACGGCGCCTTCCAGTGCGAGTTCTTCGCCGTGAACCACTCGATCCCGGACGCGTTGGCGGTCGCGATCCGCACGCCTGCGGGAACGGTGCTGCACACCGGAGACATCAAGCTAGACCAGCTGCCGCTGGACGGACGGCTCACCGACCTGGCCGGGTTCTCCCGGCTGGGTGACGAAGGCGTCGACCTCGCCCTGGTGGACTCCACCAATGCCGAGGTCCCCGGCTTCGTCCCGCTGGAGCGCGACATCGGCCCGGTCCTGGACGGGGTCATCGGCAAGGCGACCCAGCGGGTCATCGTCGCCTGCTTCGCGAGCCACGTGCACCGGGTCCAGCAGGTGCTCGACGTCGCCGTCGCGCATCGCAGGCGGGTCGCGTTCGTGGGTCGTTCGATGGTGCGCAACATGGGCATCGCCGTCGACCTCGGACTGATCAAGGTGCCGGAAGGCCTGCTGATCGACCTGGACGAGGCCCTGCAGCTCCCGGAGAGCAAGGTGCTGCTGGTGTCCACCGGCTCGCAGGGCGAGCCGTTGTCGGCCCTGTCGCGGATGGCCAGGGGCGACCATCGACAGATCTCCATTCGCGCAGGCGACACCGTGGTGCTCGCCAGCTCCCTGATCCCCGGCAACGAGACCGCCGTGTTCGGCGTGGTCAACGGGCTGGTGCGCCTCGGCGCGCAGATCGTGCACCAGGCGAACGCCAAGGTGCACGTCTCCGGGCACGCCTCGGCGGGCGAGCTGCTGTACCTCTACAACGCGCTGCGCCCGAGCAACGTGATGCCGGTCCACGGCGAGTGGCGACACCTGCGGGCCAACGCCGCACTGGCCGAGGCGACCGGAGTGCCCGCGAGCCGCACCGTGATCGCGGAGGACGGCGTGGTCGTCGACCTGATCGACGGCATCGTGCAGATCGCGGGCCGAGTGGAGATCGGACACGTCTACGTGGACGGGCTCTCGGTCGGCGACGTCGGCGAGTCGACGCTGTCGGATCGTCTCGTCCTCGGCGAGGGCGGCTTCATCTCCATCACCGTCGCGATCGACAGCGCCACCGGTCGCGCCGTCGCCCCGCCGACCGTGTCGGGTCGCGGGTTCTCCGACGACCCCAAGGCCCTGGACGAGGTCGTCGCGCTGGTGGAGTCGGAGCTGTCGCGCACCGAGGTCGAGGGCATCACCGATCCGCACCGCGTCGCCCAGGCGGTGCGCCGGGTCGTCGGTCGCTGGGTGGCCGCCACCTACCGCCGCAGGCCGATGATCATCCCCACGGTGCTGCCGGTCTGA
- a CDS encoding phospholipase produces the protein MTTTLRRTVKAAFASVLAAAAVFLGTGTANAALPPAELQAFTDNQVFSVSLGQFVTTRGQAPHSDQLDWSSDGCSWSPDQPFGYEFLNSCHRHDFGYRNYKLQGRFTEANRLRIDDKFRSDMYSVCGGGWTCERTADVYYYAVRNFGGSGTTADALSKVETQAQLVSGR, from the coding sequence GTGACAACCACCCTGCGCCGCACCGTCAAGGCCGCCTTCGCCTCGGTCCTGGCCGCCGCCGCCGTCTTCCTCGGCACCGGAACCGCGAACGCCGCCCTGCCGCCCGCCGAACTCCAGGCCTTCACGGACAATCAGGTCTTCAGCGTCTCGCTCGGCCAGTTCGTCACCACCCGAGGACAGGCGCCGCACTCGGATCAGCTCGACTGGTCGTCCGACGGGTGTTCCTGGTCGCCCGACCAGCCGTTCGGATACGAATTCCTCAACTCCTGCCACCGGCACGACTTCGGTTACCGGAACTACAAGCTGCAGGGCCGGTTCACCGAGGCGAACCGACTGCGTATCGACGACAAATTCCGGTCCGACATGTATTCGGTCTGCGGCGGCGGATGGACGTGTGAGCGCACCGCAGACGTCTATTACTACGCGGTCCGGAACTTCGGCGGCTCCGGCACCACGGCCGACGCCCTGAGCAAGGTCGAGACCCAGGCGCAGCTGGTCAGCGGCCGCTGA